A section of the Acanthochromis polyacanthus isolate Apoly-LR-REF ecotype Palm Island chromosome 1, KAUST_Apoly_ChrSc, whole genome shotgun sequence genome encodes:
- the tp53i3 gene encoding quinone oxidoreductase PIG3: MHRILQTGRFLLRSQTAWHKCSSVANMMQAVCVDVPGGPESLLLRSVCRPQPKDGEVLIKVHAAALNRADLLQRRGLYPPPPGESDIMGLEVAGTVDSLGPRVKMAWKPDDRVMALLCGGGYAEYVSVPEELLMSVPSNLTLGQAAAIPEAWLTAFQLLVFIAQVKEGEVVLVHAGGSGVGTAAVQLVRLFGAVPVVTAGSEEKLKMAENLGAAAGFNYREESFAKGVQDFTGGKGANVILDCIGGCNWEQNVSCLAVDGRWVLYGTMGGRTVEGDLLGKLLSKRGHLLSSLLRSRSLQYKADLVKAFSHRVLPHFSDQSASLRPVIDSSFSLEDVAEAHRHMEANRNMGKIIINVVPPNRELSD; this comes from the exons ATGCATCGCATCCTGCAAACTGGAAGATTTCTGTTAAGAAGCCAAACA GCCTGGCACAAGTGTTCGAGTGTTGCTAATATGATGCAGGCGGTGTGTGTTGACGTACCTGGAGGTCCAGAGAGTTTGTTACTGCGAAGTGTCTGCAGACCTCAACCTAAAGATGGAGAAGTCCTGATCAAAGTTCACGCAGCTGCTCTCAACAGGGCAGATTTACTACAG AGACGAGGCCTTTACCCGCCTCCCCCAGGTGAGAGTGACATCATGGGCCTGGAGGTCGCCGGCACTGTGGATTCTCTGGGTCCACGAGTGAAAATGGCCTGGAAACCAGACGACCGGGTCATGGCTCTGCTCTGTGGAGGAGGATATGCAGAATACGTTTCTGTCCCTGAAGAGCTTCTCATGTCTGTTCCCTCTAATCTGACCCTCGGCCAGGCTGCTGCCATCCCAGAGGCCTGGCTCACCGCGTTTCAGCTGCTGGTTTTTATAG CCCAGGTGAAGGAGGGTGAGGTGGTTCTGGTTCATGCTGGAGGCAGTGGAGTCGGAACCGCCGCCGTCCAGCTGGTTCGTCTGTTTGGTGCCGTTCCAGTCGTCACTGCAGGGAGCGAAGAGAAACTGAAGATGGCCGAGAACCTGGGCGCAGCAGCTGGATTCAACTACAGAGAGGAGAGTTTTGCAAAAGGAGTTCAGGACTTCACAGGAG GTAAGGGGGCGAACGTCATCCTGGACTGCATCGGTGGCTGCAACTGGGAGCAGAATGTGAGCTGTTTAGCTGTGGACGGTCGCTGGGTTCTGTACGGTACGATGGGAGGCCGAACCGTGGAGGGAGACCTGCTGGGTAAACTGCTCTCCAAACGAGGCCACTTGCTCAGCAGCCTCCTTCGATCTCGCAGCCTACAG TACAAAGCGGACCTGGTAAAGGCGTTTTCACACAGAGTTTTACCACATTTCTCAGATCAGTCGGCTTCCTTGAGGCCAGTGATCGACAGCAGCTTCAGCCTGGAGGATGTCGCAGAGGCTCATCGACACATGGAGGCAAACAGAAACATGGGAAAGATTATTATTAATGTGGTTCCACCGAACAGGGAACTCAGTGATTAA